In Rouxiella sp. WC2420, the following proteins share a genomic window:
- a CDS encoding SDR family oxidoreductase: MPFSDYKVALVTGASAGMGEAIVERLCKEGLTVHAVARRESELAALASRTGCIPHVIDVSDVDALTRLCSEIEIDVLVNNAGISHPGSIATAKEEYVDAQVDVNLRAVLHLCRLTVPGMMARDRGHIINITSIAAIYNFGGNSIYHATKAGVHALSRQLRVDCYGKRVRVTEICPGRVATDIFGNVSGDKEGAKKQFIDGFELPTAKDIADTVAFAIAMPIAVNIGNIEITPTLQVPGGLSTMRPGDAG, translated from the coding sequence ATGCCGTTTTCAGATTATAAAGTTGCGTTGGTCACCGGAGCTTCAGCTGGAATGGGAGAAGCCATCGTTGAGCGTTTGTGCAAGGAAGGGTTGACCGTTCATGCCGTCGCCCGCCGCGAAAGCGAACTGGCCGCTCTGGCCAGCCGCACCGGCTGTATTCCTCATGTTATTGACGTCAGCGATGTTGATGCGTTGACCCGCCTGTGCAGCGAAATTGAAATTGACGTGTTGGTCAATAATGCCGGCATCTCGCATCCCGGTTCAATTGCCACTGCAAAAGAAGAGTACGTCGATGCGCAGGTTGACGTTAACCTGCGCGCCGTGCTGCACCTGTGCCGCCTCACCGTACCGGGAATGATGGCACGTGACCGTGGGCATATCATCAACATTACTTCAATCGCCGCTATCTATAACTTTGGCGGTAACTCGATTTATCACGCCACCAAGGCGGGCGTACATGCGCTTTCACGTCAACTGCGGGTGGACTGCTACGGCAAACGGGTTCGCGTCACCGAAATCTGTCCGGGACGGGTAGCGACCGACATCTTCGGCAATGTTTCCGGTGACAAAGAGGGGGCGAAAAAGCAGTTTATCGACGGCTTCGAACTGCCAACCGCCAAAGATATTGCTGACACCGTAGCTTTCGCCATTGCCATGCCGATAGCGGTCAATATCGGCAACATCGAGATCACTCCAACCTTGCAAGTGCCGGGCGGGCTTTCCACCATGCGCCCGGGTGATGCAGGTTAG
- a CDS encoding LamB/YcsF family protein: MRLIDLNADLGEGFGDYRIADDKSLMSIISSANIACGFHAGDANTMAESVNSAKELGIDLGAHVGFPDLMGFGRRRMQIDGETMAKYVIYQLGALAGFARVADYPLSHMSFHGALGNMAAEDEALAMPLLQAVKAFDPSLIISTTAGNAVERCARELNMKVACTLLADRAYHTDGMLVSRGKPGAVIHDPQAISARIRQWLTEGTLTSIEGVKIPMAVSSILLHGDTAGAVALAKRIRQEIEQTPDCQIRPLSRQLVSLNN, encoded by the coding sequence ATGCGCTTAATTGATCTCAATGCCGATCTCGGTGAGGGCTTTGGCGACTATCGTATCGCTGATGATAAATCGCTGATGTCGATTATCAGTTCGGCCAATATTGCCTGCGGTTTTCATGCCGGAGATGCCAACACCATGGCCGAAAGTGTGAACAGCGCCAAGGAACTCGGCATCGATCTCGGCGCGCACGTCGGCTTTCCAGATTTGATGGGTTTTGGACGCCGCCGTATGCAGATAGACGGCGAGACAATGGCGAAATATGTGATTTATCAGCTCGGTGCTTTAGCTGGATTCGCTCGCGTCGCCGATTATCCGCTGAGCCATATGAGCTTTCATGGCGCGCTGGGCAATATGGCGGCAGAGGATGAGGCATTGGCGATGCCGCTGCTTCAGGCGGTAAAGGCGTTTGACCCGAGTTTGATTATCAGCACCACGGCGGGTAATGCGGTGGAACGCTGCGCCCGAGAGCTGAACATGAAAGTTGCCTGCACGCTATTGGCCGACCGGGCCTATCACACTGACGGAATGCTGGTCAGCCGAGGCAAACCGGGGGCGGTGATCCACGACCCGCAAGCGATAAGTGCGCGTATCCGCCAATGGTTGACCGAAGGCACCTTAACCAGCATCGAAGGGGTGAAAATACCGATGGCGGTTTCATCAATTTTGCTTCACGGCGATACCGCAGGGGCGGTGGCGCTGGCAAAACGCATTCGGCAAGAGATTGAACAAACGCCGGACTGCCAAATTAGGCCGCTATCGCGGCAACTAGTGTCTTTAAATAATTAA
- a CDS encoding biotin/lipoyl-containing protein, with protein sequence MIAINEIRQIAQKMQASGLGNIEISGKDFLLRLRCADQSHFPNAALAKPAESVVCKAVKKGQFWATHPMQEKAPLGCGTQVKAGDCLGFLQTGELILPIRSPLDGEVVNLAVSNGEQVGQGRVLYSIKPQAVVYK encoded by the coding sequence ATGATAGCGATTAACGAAATACGCCAGATTGCCCAGAAAATGCAGGCATCCGGGCTGGGAAATATTGAAATTAGTGGTAAGGATTTTTTACTGCGGTTGCGCTGTGCCGACCAGAGTCATTTTCCAAATGCAGCGTTGGCTAAACCGGCCGAGTCGGTAGTGTGCAAAGCGGTCAAAAAAGGGCAGTTTTGGGCCACTCATCCGATGCAGGAAAAAGCGCCGTTAGGTTGTGGCACACAAGTAAAGGCCGGTGATTGTCTGGGTTTTTTGCAGACCGGAGAGCTGATATTGCCCATCCGCAGCCCGCTGGACGGCGAGGTAGTCAATCTGGCAGTCAGCAATGGTGAACAGGTTGGGCAAGGCCGCGTGCTGTATTCAATTAAACCGCAGGCTGTTGTTTATAAATAA
- a CDS encoding biotin-dependent carboxyltransferase family protein, whose amino-acid sequence MIEIEKTTALTSVQDLGRSGCLNYGVGRAGAMDPLALQLGNLLLGNESGAAAIEIPLFPFQVRFLKDCAFAVTGNDGEILLDGKLLPPWWVAQAVAGQRLTVKASRHSARAYLHLPGGIDVPEVLGSRSTQLRGAFGGFKGRGLQKGDQLSAVEPQRKMKTDLGIASPWLRFANLGAEVQTIRVLPAGENLAYTEASRQRFWQQDWKITPQSNRYGYRLEGKALVALETMEMRSHGIVPGVIQVPHNGQPIIQMSDAQPSGGYPKFATVIEADLWLLGQIPPGRSIRFVECNFAQARKAWQEQLQYLQQVEKQIKNLGHA is encoded by the coding sequence ATGATTGAAATTGAAAAAACGACGGCGCTAACCAGCGTTCAGGATTTAGGGCGTAGCGGTTGTTTGAACTACGGCGTGGGTCGCGCTGGGGCGATGGACCCCTTGGCGCTACAACTGGGGAATTTGCTGCTGGGTAATGAATCCGGTGCGGCGGCGATAGAAATTCCGCTGTTTCCTTTTCAGGTTCGTTTTTTAAAAGACTGTGCCTTTGCGGTAACCGGCAACGATGGCGAGATCCTGCTTGATGGCAAGTTGCTGCCGCCATGGTGGGTGGCACAGGCCGTGGCTGGGCAAAGGTTGACGGTTAAGGCTTCTCGTCATTCGGCGCGTGCCTATTTGCATCTTCCCGGCGGTATTGACGTACCTGAAGTGTTGGGATCGCGAAGTACCCAACTGCGCGGGGCGTTTGGCGGATTTAAAGGGCGTGGACTGCAAAAGGGTGACCAGCTGTCGGCTGTCGAGCCGCAGCGCAAGATGAAAACTGACCTCGGCATTGCCTCGCCGTGGCTAAGGTTTGCCAATCTCGGCGCTGAGGTGCAAACAATACGTGTGCTGCCTGCTGGCGAAAATCTGGCTTATACCGAAGCTTCACGCCAGCGTTTTTGGCAACAAGACTGGAAAATCACGCCGCAAAGCAACCGTTATGGCTATCGGCTCGAAGGTAAAGCATTGGTGGCGCTGGAAACCATGGAAATGCGTTCTCACGGCATCGTCCCCGGAGTCATTCAGGTGCCGCACAACGGGCAGCCGATTATCCAGATGAGTGATGCCCAACCCAGCGGCGGTTATCCGAAATTTGCCACGGTGATTGAGGCCGATTTATGGCTGCTGGGGCAAATCCCTCCGGGGCGCAGTATTCGTTTTGTAGAGTGCAACTTTGCGCAAGCGCGTAAAGCCTGGCAAGAGCAGCTGCAATATCTCCAACAGGTTGAGAAACAGATAAAAAATCTGGGTCATGCGTAA
- the pxpB gene encoding 5-oxoprolinase subunit PxpB has translation MKIETLTQPVISQLGSRAMLFEAPGVLSLENQQRIWALSTQVKQWPWVAEAVPGMNNLMLTFHQPPEELEPLYEALQAEWLRGEAQTLEGRVIELPVYYGGEYGPHICDVAEYTGLSIAEIVRRHAQPQYPVYALGSHPGYCYLGGMDPAIATPRRQTPVMSIPGGAVSIGGVQTGVSASAGPSGWNTIGHTEYVFFNAAATPPVMLRPGDSLQFRVKKVLS, from the coding sequence ATGAAGATTGAAACCTTGACACAGCCGGTTATCAGTCAACTCGGCAGCCGCGCGATGCTGTTTGAAGCACCCGGTGTGTTGAGTCTGGAAAATCAGCAGCGCATCTGGGCGTTGTCGACTCAGGTCAAGCAGTGGCCATGGGTGGCCGAAGCTGTGCCGGGGATGAATAACCTGATGCTGACTTTTCATCAGCCGCCGGAAGAACTCGAGCCACTGTATGAGGCGTTGCAGGCCGAATGGCTACGCGGTGAGGCGCAAACTCTCGAGGGCAGAGTCATTGAGCTGCCGGTGTATTACGGCGGGGAATATGGACCGCACATTTGCGACGTCGCCGAGTATACCGGCCTGAGTATCGCCGAAATAGTGCGCCGTCATGCCCAACCGCAGTATCCAGTTTATGCGCTGGGCAGCCACCCCGGTTATTGCTATCTCGGCGGCATGGACCCGGCGATTGCCACCCCGCGCCGACAGACACCGGTAATGAGCATTCCCGGCGGTGCCGTCTCGATTGGTGGCGTGCAAACCGGCGTTTCAGCCTCTGCCGGACCCAGCGGCTGGAACACTATCGGCCATACCGAATATGTGTTTTTCAATGCGGCGGCCACGCCTCCAGTGATGCTGCGCCCCGGTGACAGCCTGCAATTTCGGGTAAAGAAGGTGCTGTCATGA